The following are encoded in a window of Megalops cyprinoides isolate fMegCyp1 chromosome 16, fMegCyp1.pri, whole genome shotgun sequence genomic DNA:
- the LOC118791491 gene encoding regulator of G-protein signaling 14-like → MSKKMQTLGVPVAHMQALAVSDGELNMTEPQGRGSSHSLNSNSSLPSMQRGNGRVGTVASWAVNFERLLEDPTGVRYFTAFLKSEVSAENILFWQACEKFRQIPANQKEELTQEARSIYNTYLSNGASNAINIDDTARTEEKDLEDPKPDMFQKAQTQIFKLMKFDSYTRFVRSPLYQSCMLADVEGKPLPDLGSGFRSPGCRPSSVADSPSLSDSKKHKRKAKAGKSLPFDVEAGADRKKGTLDRKAVPDKRRDKRGSWGAELSDHRMTVSRSESQCSVKSTNSLELSYSFRAENGRASPRNSEQERVAATGRAEKYCCVFLPDGTASLLPARPSLTIRDMMAGLCEKRGFPLGDVIIYLHGKDKPLSLDQDSSVLRDQQVSLELRVTFTLEVAFTEKPLAIMVKSSKTLLHALSTVLQKHHLRPQDIVVTMSGGKEPLNLNMVVFSLANKRLHLDRVKDKEQASPPKVTIQTPVSQERPTDTAETEKPHPHPANRTRTNTKPKNPALRKTYDMDGLIDLLSKAQCCRADDQRGLLRKEDLVLPQFLQLPLQECEGEEAGPGDGQESPPPQSAETPPTCTNPTPATITTTTITTTTTTTSALSGHHSEPKKPADGPTCREAEPDSDPKPQSPDMLTSPPASQVKSPLVLTDSAQDTKV, encoded by the exons CAGGCCCTGGCGGTTTCGGACGGAG AGCTGAACATGACTGAGCCACAGGGCCGGGGCAGCAGCCACAGTCTGAACAGCAACTCCagccttcccagcatgcaacgcGGAAATGGCCGCGTGGGCACGGTGGCCAGCTGGGCCGTCAACTTCGAGAGGCTGCTGGAGGACCCCACCGGCGTGCGCTACTTCACG GCTTTCCTGAAGTCAGAGGTGAGCGCAGAAAACATCCTGTTCTGGCAGGCCTGTGAGAAGTTCCGCCAgattccagccaatcagaaagagGAG CTGACCCAGGAAGCCAGGTCCATCTATAACACCTATCTCTCAAACGGCGCCTCCAATGCCATCAACATTGATGACACGGCTCGGACGGAGGAGAAAGACCTGGAGGACCCCAAGCCTGACATGTTCCAGAAGGCCCAAACACAG ATCTTTAAGCTAATGAAGTTCGACAGCTATACGCGGTTCGTCCGCTCCCCGCTGTACCAGAGCTGCATGCTGGCCGATGTGGAGGGGAAGCCGCTGCCAGACCTGGGTTCCGGGTTCAGAAGCCCGGGGTGCCGGCCGAGCTCTGTGGCCGACAGCCCCTCTCTCAGCGACAGCAAAAAG CACAAGAGGAAAGCCAAAGCGGGCAAGTCTCTCCCTTTCGACGTGGAGGCAGGGGCAGACCGGAAGAAGGGCACTCTGGACAGGAAGGCGGTGCCTGACAAACGAAGAGACAAGAGAGGATCATGGGGAg CGGAGCTGTCTGACCACCGCATGACCGTGTCGCGCAGTGAGTCTCAGTGCTCGGTGAAGTCCACCAACAGTTTGGAGCTGAGCTACTCCTTCAGAGCAGAG AACGGGCGGGCCAGCCCCCGGAACTCGGAGCAGGAGCGCGTGGCGGCCACAGGTCGGGCTGAGAAGTACTGCTGCGTCTTCCTCCCGGACGGGACGGCCTCCCTCCTGCCCGCCCGGCCCAGCCTCACCATCCGTGACATGATGGCGGGGCTCTGTGAAAAGAGGGGCTTCCCCCTGGGTGACGTCATCATCTACCTGCATGGGAAGGACAAG CCTCTGTCCCTGGACCAGGACAGCTCAGTGCTGAGGGACCAGCAGGTGTCCCTGGAGCTGCGGGTGACCTTTAC gctggaggtggCGTTCACTGAGAAGCCCCTGGCAATCATGGTGAAGTCCAGCAAGACCCTGCTGCACGCACTTTCCACCGTGCTGCAGAAACACCACCTCCGGCCACAGGACATAGTCGTCACCATG AGTGGAGGCAAGGAGCCACTAAACTTGAACATGGTTGTTTTTTCACTGGCCAACAAGAGACTCCACCTGGACCGCGTAAAAG ATAAAGAGCAGGCCAGTCCCCCCAAAGTCACTATCCAGACCCCAGTGTCACAG GAGCGACCAACAGACACAGCTGAGACAGAgaagccccacccccacccggcGAACAGAACCAGAACCAATACCAAGCCCAAAAACCCTGCTTTACGCAAGACATATGACATGGATG GGCTGATAGACCTTCTGTCCAAGGCTCAGTGCTGCAGAGCGGATGACCAGAGGGGCTTGCTGAGGAAGGAGGACCTGGTGCTCCCCCAGTTCCTGCAATTGCCTCTGCAGGAgtgtgagggggaggaggcggggccggGGGACGGCCAGGAGAGCCCGCCTCCGCAGTCTGCTGAGACGCCTCCCACCTGCACTAATCCCACCCCtgccaccatcaccaccaccaccatcaccaccaccaccaccacaacctcCGCACTCTCTGGGCACCATTCAGAGCCTAAGAAACCAGCTGATGGCCCGACATGCCGTGAAGCAGAACCAGACTCAGATCCAAAGCCACAGAGTCCAGACATGCTAACCAGCCCACCTGCTTCACAGGTCAAAAGCCCGTTGGTTCTCACAGACTCTGCACAGGACACAAAGGTGTGA